Proteins from one Cellulosilyticum lentocellum DSM 5427 genomic window:
- a CDS encoding sugar phosphate isomerase/epimerase family protein, producing the protein MNFGMPTLIELEGLEANISLCHELGLDFIEINMNLPAFQAECLDAEVLNELKTKHKMYFTFHLPEDLDVGHFNKRIREANLKIVEDTIQLASRIDAPLINMHMNSGIYFTLPNRKVELYEKFEEEYLRNILASSNHINQMLKGTGVKLAIENTGIYHKPFIRKAVEMFLEETDCYLTWDIGHDYSSGKKDEAFMLIHKERMKHMHVHDAIGERNHLELFTGEIDLPYFFDLAKENNCSCVVETKTIEALKNSTIRLLDRDKGFSLT; encoded by the coding sequence ATGAACTTTGGAATGCCAACACTTATTGAATTAGAGGGTTTAGAAGCTAATATAAGCCTATGCCATGAACTTGGACTTGATTTTATAGAGATTAATATGAACTTACCAGCTTTTCAAGCAGAATGTCTAGATGCAGAAGTACTTAATGAATTAAAGACAAAGCATAAGATGTATTTTACCTTCCATTTACCAGAGGATTTAGATGTAGGGCATTTTAATAAAAGAATACGGGAAGCGAATTTAAAAATTGTAGAAGACACCATACAACTTGCAAGCAGAATTGATGCCCCTCTTATTAATATGCATATGAATAGTGGTATTTACTTTACTTTGCCGAATAGGAAAGTTGAACTTTATGAGAAATTTGAAGAAGAGTACTTAAGAAATATTCTAGCATCTTCAAACCATATTAATCAGATGTTAAAGGGAACAGGTGTTAAGCTTGCTATTGAGAATACAGGGATTTATCATAAGCCTTTTATTAGAAAAGCGGTAGAGATGTTCTTAGAAGAAACAGATTGCTATTTAACCTGGGATATTGGGCACGATTATTCAAGCGGTAAAAAAGACGAGGCCTTTATGCTTATTCATAAAGAAAGAATGAAACATATGCATGTTCATGATGCTATAGGAGAAAGAAATCACCTTGAGCTATTTACTGGTGAGATTGATTTGCCTTATTTCTTTGACTTAGCAAAGGAGAATAATTGTAGTTGTGTAGTAGAAACTAAAACAATAGAGGCTTTAAAAAATTCTACAATACGTTTGCTGGATAGAGATAAGGGTTTTTCGTTAACATAG
- a CDS encoding HAD family hydrolase — protein MGHIKAVCFDLDDTLIKEIHSVMYLSILNDKLDELIEIEREEQERKCDWIEADYLKAELARGVPVTRIEEQFDTILKPIKNVNEVMSMLHEQHIKTILITAGPIQVARVASELWGMDAYDGSLYECENDLFTGRILSHLGDRGKMSALEKFCLKEGIQPDECMAIGDGATDIPLFRYCGTSLGINCGEEVAKEANNVIVTEDLMDILQYIES, from the coding sequence ATGGGGCATATTAAAGCCGTATGTTTTGATTTGGATGATACACTTATAAAGGAGATTCATTCAGTAATGTATCTAAGTATACTTAATGACAAGCTAGATGAACTTATAGAAATCGAACGTGAGGAGCAGGAAAGAAAGTGTGATTGGATTGAAGCGGATTATCTAAAAGCAGAATTAGCTAGAGGCGTGCCTGTAACAAGAATAGAGGAACAGTTTGATACTATTCTAAAACCCATTAAGAATGTCAATGAAGTAATGAGTATGCTACATGAACAGCATATAAAAACTATACTTATTACAGCAGGACCTATTCAAGTTGCTAGGGTTGCTAGTGAGTTATGGGGAATGGATGCTTATGATGGCAGTTTATATGAATGTGAAAATGATTTGTTCACTGGCAGAATCTTGAGTCATTTAGGGGACAGGGGCAAGATGAGTGCTTTAGAGAAATTTTGCTTAAAAGAAGGCATACAGCCTGATGAATGCATGGCTATTGGAGATGGTGCAACAGATATTCCTCTTTTCAGATATTGTGGTACTTCTTTAGGTATTAATTGCGGGGAAGAGGTAGCCAAAGAAGCAAATAACGTTATTGTAACAGAGGACTTAATGGATATATTACAATACATAGAAAGCTAA
- a CDS encoding NADP-dependent glyceraldehyde-3-phosphate dehydrogenase — protein MFGVLKDSDKRFKNLLNGDWVGSESNQFIDIYSPLDQSLLGSVPAMTKNEVDITMATAKRAQKQWKLKTVNERADILYKAADLLLEHIEELAHLLMLEIGKDMKSSRSEVSRTADFIRFTADSGKNVSGESIPGDSFPGFKNNKVSVVKREPLGVVLAISPFNYPVNLAASKIAPALIIGNSVVLKPATQGSLSGLYLARIFQLAGVPLGVLNTVTGKGSEIGDYITTHKDVDFINFTGSTEVGRRISKLTSMVPLLMELGGKDAAIVLEDADLEMTASQIVAGAFSYSGQRCTAVKRIIVMESVADELVQRLEEKIGQLKVGNPLEHESLDVVPLISTKAADFVSELMEDAVEKGAELVTGGHRTGNLIEPTLFDYVTTHMRLAWEEPFGPVVPVIRVKSKEEAIEIANESEYGLQSSVFTQNIEDAFYIADQLEVGTVQVNNKTERGPDHFPFLGVKSSGMGTQGIRYSIESMSRPKATIINLHR, from the coding sequence GGTAGTGTGCCTGCTATGACTAAGAATGAAGTAGATATCACTATGGCAACTGCTAAAAGAGCACAAAAACAATGGAAGCTTAAAACAGTAAATGAACGTGCAGATATTTTATATAAAGCAGCAGATCTTTTACTAGAGCATATTGAGGAACTTGCACATTTATTGATGCTGGAGATTGGAAAAGATATGAAGAGTTCACGCTCAGAGGTATCAAGAACAGCAGATTTTATTAGATTTACAGCAGATAGTGGCAAAAATGTCTCAGGAGAAAGTATTCCTGGAGATAGTTTCCCAGGATTTAAAAATAATAAAGTATCCGTTGTAAAAAGGGAACCGCTAGGTGTTGTACTTGCTATTTCACCTTTTAACTATCCAGTTAACTTAGCCGCTTCTAAGATTGCACCTGCGCTTATTATTGGAAATTCAGTTGTATTAAAACCAGCAACACAAGGCAGTTTAAGTGGTTTATATTTAGCGCGTATCTTTCAGTTGGCGGGGGTACCATTAGGGGTACTTAATACTGTGACAGGAAAAGGTAGTGAAATAGGAGACTACATTACAACGCATAAAGACGTTGATTTTATTAACTTTACAGGAAGTACAGAAGTAGGTAGAAGAATATCTAAGTTGACATCAATGGTACCTCTTCTTATGGAACTAGGTGGTAAGGATGCTGCTATTGTTCTTGAAGATGCAGATTTAGAAATGACAGCTAGCCAGATTGTAGCAGGAGCCTTTTCTTATTCCGGACAAAGATGTACAGCTGTAAAAAGAATTATTGTAATGGAAAGTGTTGCAGATGAACTTGTTCAAAGACTAGAAGAGAAAATAGGTCAGTTGAAGGTGGGAAATCCACTTGAACATGAAAGCTTAGATGTCGTACCGCTTATTAGTACAAAGGCAGCAGATTTTGTTTCTGAGTTAATGGAAGATGCTGTAGAAAAAGGAGCAGAGTTAGTTACTGGAGGACACCGTACAGGCAATTTAATTGAGCCTACACTTTTTGACTATGTAACAACTCATATGCGATTAGCTTGGGAAGAGCCATTTGGCCCAGTTGTACCTGTTATTAGAGTGAAGAGTAAAGAAGAGGCAATAGAAATTGCTAATGAATCAGAATACGGACTTCAAAGCTCTGTATTTACTCAAAATATTGAAGATGCATTTTATATTGCAGATCAGTTAGAAGTAGGAACTGTTCAAGTGAATAATAAAACTGAAAGAGGGCCTGACCATTTCCCATTCCTAGGTGTTAAATCTTCAGGTATGGGAACTCAAGGCATTAGATATTCTATTGAATCTATGTCTAGGCCAAAAGCAACGATTATTAATTTGCATAGATAA